From one Gossypium hirsutum isolate 1008001.06 chromosome D08, Gossypium_hirsutum_v2.1, whole genome shotgun sequence genomic stretch:
- the LOC107915915 gene encoding probable WRKY transcription factor 12 isoform X1 produces the protein MEGERGVSNYEIQVSFSTTQAIHEMGFVQYEENQMMSFMAPAQSSHHHHHHQTSQPLNNATIGNSNTTNSTTTVAFGLNNQVGRTLDPKAVEGENYSSNINDRNNNSWWRRSASEKGNLNNKVRRKLREPRFCFQTRSDVDVLDDGYKWRKYGQKVVKNSLHPRSYYRCTQNNCRVKKRVERLSEDCRMVITTYEGRHNHSPSHDSNSSDHQPFSSF, from the exons ATGGAAGGAGAAAGGGGAGTCTCAAATTATGAGATACAAGTTTCGTTCTCAACCACACAGGCGATCCACGAAATGGGGTTTGTACAGTATGAAGAAAACCAGATGATGAGTTTCATGGCTCCGGCGCAGTcttctcatcatcatcatcatcatcaaacaTCTCAGCCTCTCAATAACGCCACGATTGGTAACAGTAACACCACCAATTCCACCACTACCGTGGCGTTTGGTCTTAACAACCAG GTAGGGAGGACCTTGGATCCCAAAGCTGTAGAGGGCGAGAATTACTCCAGTAACATCAACGATAGGAATAATAATTCATG GTGGAGGAGGTCAGCCTCAGAGAAGGGTAATTTGAATAATAAGGTAAGGAGAAAGCTAAGAGAACCAAGGTTTTGTTTCCAAACGAGGAGCGATGTGGATGTGCTAGACGACGGCTACAAGTGGAGAAAATATGGGCAGAAGGTTGTCAAAAACAGCCTTCATCCAAG GAGTTATTATCGGTGTACGCAGAATAATTGCAGAGTGAAGAAGAGGGTTGAAAGATTGTCGGAGGATTGTCGAATGGTGATTACTACTTACGAAGGCAGGCACAACCACTCTCCCTCTCATGATTCTAATTCTTCTGACCATCAACCCTTTTCCTCTTTCTAA
- the LOC107915915 gene encoding probable WRKY transcription factor 12 isoform X2 has translation MEGERGVSNYEIQVSFSTTQAIHEMGFVQYEENQMMSFMAPAQSSHHHHHHQTSQPLNNATIGNSNTTNSTTTVAFGLNNQVGRTLDPKAVEGENYSSNINDRNNNSWWRRSASEKGNLNNKVRRKLREPRFCFQTRSDVDVLDDGYKWRKYGQKVVKNSLHPRWQELLSVYAE, from the exons ATGGAAGGAGAAAGGGGAGTCTCAAATTATGAGATACAAGTTTCGTTCTCAACCACACAGGCGATCCACGAAATGGGGTTTGTACAGTATGAAGAAAACCAGATGATGAGTTTCATGGCTCCGGCGCAGTcttctcatcatcatcatcatcatcaaacaTCTCAGCCTCTCAATAACGCCACGATTGGTAACAGTAACACCACCAATTCCACCACTACCGTGGCGTTTGGTCTTAACAACCAG GTAGGGAGGACCTTGGATCCCAAAGCTGTAGAGGGCGAGAATTACTCCAGTAACATCAACGATAGGAATAATAATTCATG GTGGAGGAGGTCAGCCTCAGAGAAGGGTAATTTGAATAATAAGGTAAGGAGAAAGCTAAGAGAACCAAGGTTTTGTTTCCAAACGAGGAGCGATGTGGATGTGCTAGACGACGGCTACAAGTGGAGAAAATATGGGCAGAAGGTTGTCAAAAACAGCCTTCATCCAAG ATGGCAGGAGTTATTATCGGTGTACGCAGAATAA